The following coding sequences are from one Natrinema sp. CBA1119 window:
- a CDS encoding iron transporter: MERRDMIRSGIGLVGGTLLSGCLRSLGFEKESAWRDPPLVSDRPNAVYYPAVIEEMDMYGKSTADGLTVALMYSFPHRFWTVTGQDKNKVVVGEDDSLHLMVSVWDTETKTVLPMNIALEISNDDGMVTQLSPWPMHSPSMGFHYGDNVSLPGEDTYTATLRVGPLQTRRTGAFEGQFSDVTTATIDFQFDTSNTYDNIEIREVDGKAGERGSVELAMENMPAGRAPPKLELPGKMVGETMSGDAAFSTTRLDDASRFGEGTYLAISPRTPYNRIILPLMSLSATVTRDGTTVFDDILQETLDPELGHHYGANIENLKPGDTMKIMVDAPPQTARHDGYETAFFEMPSMEATI; encoded by the coding sequence ATGGAGCGACGGGATATGATTCGGTCGGGGATCGGTTTAGTCGGTGGTACTTTGCTTAGTGGCTGTTTACGATCACTCGGTTTCGAGAAGGAGTCCGCGTGGCGGGACCCACCGCTCGTATCAGACCGCCCGAATGCAGTCTATTATCCGGCGGTCATCGAAGAGATGGATATGTACGGAAAATCTACGGCCGACGGTCTTACAGTTGCTTTGATGTACTCTTTCCCACATCGATTCTGGACGGTAACTGGACAGGACAAGAACAAGGTCGTCGTGGGTGAGGATGATTCCCTTCATCTGATGGTCTCTGTCTGGGATACAGAGACCAAAACGGTTCTACCGATGAATATCGCACTCGAGATTAGTAACGATGACGGGATGGTGACGCAGCTTTCGCCTTGGCCGATGCACTCACCGTCGATGGGATTCCACTACGGGGATAACGTTAGTCTCCCCGGTGAAGATACGTATACTGCCACCCTTCGTGTTGGCCCTCTGCAGACTCGTCGAACGGGTGCATTTGAGGGACAATTCAGTGATGTTACGACGGCTACGATTGATTTCCAATTCGATACTAGCAATACTTATGATAATATAGAGATACGAGAAGTAGATGGGAAGGCTGGCGAACGGGGGAGTGTCGAACTAGCAATGGAAAATATGCCGGCTGGAAGAGCGCCACCAAAGTTGGAATTACCAGGAAAAATGGTTGGTGAAACAATGTCCGGTGATGCGGCGTTCAGCACGACTCGTCTCGATGACGCATCCCGATTTGGAGAGGGTACCTACCTCGCTATCTCACCACGGACACCGTATAACCGCATCATTTTGCCGTTGATGTCGCTGTCAGCTACGGTGACACGAGATGGAACAACCGTGTTCGACGACATCCTTCAGGAAACCCTCGACCCGGAACTTGGGCATCACTATGGTGCGAACATAGAAAATCTGAAGCCAGGAGACACGATGAAAATCATGGTCGATGCGCCGCCACAGACCGCGCGTCACGATGGCTATGAAACAGCGTTTTTCGAGATGCCATCGATGGAGGCCACTATATAA
- a CDS encoding SCO family protein — protein MDRRTYLGTAGITGLTSIAGCLGGTFGSDNGNGNGGGGRGNSDTILKPPERDLSEASHPSYGDELPALSLPDPLAGETISTEQFEGERAVLMTFVYTNCPDGVCPALTLRLRRTQEVAAEEGFSDDIALLEMTFDPERDTESKLRTFANEQGVDAEAQNWHFLRPETYDSAKEIMTEDIGLPFKKTDAEEYEDLKYIFPHFALILLANERGIVERAYPKGSSIAPSTVVGDVETVVTE, from the coding sequence ATGGATCGACGGACATATCTCGGCACAGCCGGAATCACGGGACTCACTAGTATTGCTGGTTGTCTTGGAGGTACGTTTGGCAGCGATAACGGAAACGGAAACGGAGGCGGAGGCAGAGGCAACTCCGATACCATCCTTAAACCGCCAGAGAGGGACCTGAGCGAGGCATCACACCCGAGTTACGGCGACGAATTGCCCGCGCTCAGTCTTCCTGATCCCTTGGCTGGCGAAACAATCTCAACCGAGCAGTTCGAGGGCGAACGGGCCGTGTTGATGACGTTCGTCTATACAAACTGCCCTGACGGAGTGTGTCCGGCGCTGACACTACGATTGCGCCGTACTCAGGAAGTTGCTGCCGAAGAGGGCTTCAGCGACGATATCGCACTCCTCGAGATGACATTCGACCCTGAGCGCGACACCGAATCAAAACTGCGGACGTTTGCCAATGAGCAGGGTGTCGACGCCGAGGCCCAAAACTGGCATTTCCTCAGACCGGAGACCTACGACAGTGCAAAGGAGATTATGACTGAGGATATTGGGCTTCCCTTCAAGAAGACTGATGCCGAAGAGTACGAGGACCTCAAGTACATATTTCCCCACTTCGCCCTGATCTTGCTAGCCAATGAGCGTGGGATCGTCGAACGAGCGTATCCGAAGGGCAGCTCCATCGCCCCGTCGACGGTCGTTGGTGATGTCGAAACAGTGGTGACAGAGTAG
- a CDS encoding cytochrome c biogenesis CcdA family protein yields the protein MVDATLTTSVVFALSTGIATFFSPCAYPLLPGYVGYYVSQTDGERASLSGALSRGLLAGLGVLVTFTALLGATFWVGQSTLSSVKWFEGIAGLLLIGFGVLILIDRAPSLSVPLPKRRSSVLGFAIFGGGYALASAGCVAPLFISIVTRALSLSTTDAVILLGIYVSSVVVLMVSLTVVTGMGLVASAGRFAAYSGLLKRIAGAVMIIAGLGQLYLAIVVFDLVSLPPF from the coding sequence ATGGTCGACGCGACGCTTACTACCTCAGTCGTGTTCGCGCTGTCGACTGGTATCGCGACGTTTTTCTCCCCGTGTGCGTACCCGCTACTGCCAGGTTACGTCGGCTATTACGTGAGCCAGACCGACGGCGAGCGGGCATCTCTCAGTGGTGCACTAAGCCGTGGCTTGCTCGCTGGGCTTGGCGTCCTCGTTACCTTTACGGCCCTGCTTGGAGCGACCTTCTGGGTGGGTCAGTCAACGCTGTCGTCAGTCAAGTGGTTCGAAGGCATAGCCGGGCTCCTCCTAATTGGGTTCGGCGTATTGATCCTCATCGATCGTGCCCCATCGCTTTCGGTCCCACTCCCGAAGCGGCGTTCAAGTGTACTCGGTTTTGCCATCTTTGGCGGCGGCTACGCGCTTGCCTCGGCCGGCTGTGTCGCGCCGCTGTTCATCAGCATCGTCACCCGCGCGCTCTCGCTGTCAACGACTGATGCGGTGATCCTCCTCGGGATCTACGTTAGCAGTGTCGTCGTCCTGATGGTCTCGTTGACCGTCGTGACAGGGATGGGCCTCGTCGCCAGCGCCGGTCGATTCGCTGCCTACTCTGGGCTGCTCAAGCGGATTGCGGGTGCAGTGATGATTATCGCTGGCCTTGGCCAGCTATATCTCGCCATTGTCGTCTTCGACCTGGTCTCATTGCCCCCGTTCTAA
- a CDS encoding polysaccharide deacetylase family protein: MTNQQNTRRQFLAASSATAFAAMAGCMDRVNSAIPNVNDGNGGDSSPNGNESNSGNDIDEIESPELTVETEYNSREKFKQPGKQLDDFENLEPWEVIRGSGEADQNITFDGSQSIRLSAKNSQNITLSRQIEKTDMSDLDVSMAVRTSTPSNIAIDIRLVDIYGGYAHHQLRSVTYGESDVDWFRTCPGVFEQSSMPLEREVVEEIQIIIYNTGDAEVWVDDLRTHKKPDKGYVILSWDDGTPDFYERASPLHDEYDVNAVQAAVRQWTRNQREGVMTVAQLKERQEAGDQIVAHGTHTRLAEMEENDLENALRRDKNWAVQNELEGGHFLVYPHNSFDKTVHDIASNYYYAGGFNQSGNVNLTGVHGFDPLALPRTIGSNLDIATRCIDLAAEHRQCTILNFHEFGINNTIDENEYEKLLQHINDTDNVEVINYDDLWKMRRAGH; encoded by the coding sequence ATGACGAACCAACAGAATACTCGTCGCCAGTTTCTTGCAGCATCTAGCGCAACTGCATTTGCCGCGATGGCTGGCTGCATGGACCGGGTTAACTCTGCAATTCCGAATGTCAACGACGGCAACGGTGGCGACAGTTCGCCGAACGGAAATGAATCTAATTCCGGTAACGACATAGACGAGATCGAATCGCCAGAACTCACGGTCGAGACGGAGTACAACAGCCGCGAAAAGTTCAAACAACCCGGCAAGCAACTCGATGACTTCGAGAACCTCGAGCCATGGGAGGTCATTCGGGGATCCGGTGAAGCCGATCAGAACATTACCTTTGACGGCTCCCAAAGCATCCGACTCTCCGCCAAGAATAGCCAGAATATCACCCTCTCACGCCAGATTGAGAAGACTGATATGAGCGACCTCGATGTCTCGATGGCCGTTCGTACCTCAACGCCGTCGAATATCGCCATCGATATCCGACTCGTTGATATCTACGGCGGCTACGCTCACCATCAACTTCGATCTGTTACTTACGGGGAATCTGATGTCGACTGGTTCCGGACCTGTCCTGGTGTCTTCGAGCAAAGTTCGATGCCTCTTGAACGGGAAGTTGTCGAGGAGATCCAGATTATCATTTACAATACTGGTGATGCAGAGGTATGGGTTGACGATCTACGCACTCACAAGAAACCCGACAAGGGATACGTCATTCTCAGTTGGGACGACGGCACTCCTGACTTCTACGAGCGAGCAAGTCCGCTGCACGATGAGTACGATGTAAATGCCGTTCAAGCGGCCGTCCGACAATGGACGCGTAATCAGCGTGAGGGAGTCATGACAGTCGCACAACTCAAGGAGCGCCAAGAGGCCGGCGATCAGATCGTCGCTCACGGGACTCATACGCGGCTCGCGGAGATGGAGGAGAACGATCTTGAGAACGCGCTACGGCGAGATAAGAACTGGGCTGTTCAAAATGAACTTGAGGGCGGTCATTTCCTTGTCTATCCCCACAACAGCTTCGACAAGACTGTCCACGATATCGCGTCTAACTACTATTATGCGGGCGGGTTCAACCAGTCTGGTAACGTCAACCTCACTGGTGTCCACGGATTTGATCCGCTAGCGTTGCCGCGAACAATCGGCAGTAATCTCGATATCGCAACCCGATGTATCGACCTTGCTGCCGAACACCGCCAGTGTACAATCTTGAACTTTCACGAATTCGGGATAAATAATACAATTGATGAAAACGAGTATGAGAAACTACTTCAGCATATTAATGATACCGACAATGTTGAAGTCATCAATTATGACGACCTCTGGAAAATGCGCCGTGCAGGCCACTGA
- a CDS encoding TlpA disulfide reductase family protein yields the protein MRRRDVLAGIGSLGVIGGAGAVAIYGVPSVNDESDDESEPVDPFTVETIEAPGSEAGEVRVPATNQPTFVDFFATWCDACSEQMPALIEAHDRLGDDVLFISVTNEAVGRSVTEAKVVDWWKDHNGNWTLGIDPTAELSAQYAITGIPYAVAIDASGRVQWSAGGRKSTDEIVDGIERALESDGAEGE from the coding sequence ATGCGCCGGCGTGACGTCCTCGCTGGGATCGGCAGTCTGGGCGTCATCGGCGGTGCGGGAGCGGTGGCAATCTACGGCGTGCCATCAGTCAACGACGAATCCGACGATGAAAGCGAGCCGGTCGACCCCTTCACAGTCGAGACGATAGAGGCACCTGGTAGCGAGGCCGGCGAGGTTCGTGTGCCGGCGACTAACCAACCGACGTTCGTCGACTTCTTCGCAACGTGGTGTGACGCCTGTTCGGAGCAGATGCCCGCGCTCATCGAGGCCCACGATCGGCTCGGTGACGACGTGCTGTTCATATCGGTCACGAACGAAGCGGTCGGGCGCTCGGTGACGGAAGCAAAGGTCGTCGACTGGTGGAAAGACCACAACGGAAACTGGACGCTCGGGATCGATCCGACCGCGGAACTGAGCGCCCAGTACGCCATCACTGGCATTCCTTATGCCGTTGCAATTGACGCCTCCGGGCGCGTACAGTGGTCGGCAGGTGGGAGAAAGTCCACGGACGAGATCGTCGACGGCATTGAACGAGCACTCGAGAGCGACGGTGCCGAGGGAGAATAA
- a CDS encoding iron transporter, whose product MAKQGDLTCALTYSFPHRFWLVTGQEKKKVEIQSDDSVYMMPVVWNRNTTIVPSDMNPQITITQNGEQVTQLLPWPMLSQPMSLHFGDNVQLPGDGTYQAKVRVGSPSTNRTGALAEVDNKPTTFSFEFEFSQEKLNEVIYEDIPSEKEGTKGAISPMDVEMGPTKQVPKKESLPGIIRGAPTSGDATFIVTTLDDASRFGGTDSETYLVVSPRTPYNRYMLPLMSLSGRLERDGTSIFDGILQAAIDSELDYHYGAIVSDVQSSDELTITVDAPPQIARHEGYEMAFIEMPEMTLTV is encoded by the coding sequence ATGGCCAAACAGGGAGACCTCACATGCGCCCTCACGTACTCCTTCCCCCACCGCTTCTGGCTTGTCACCGGGCAAGAGAAGAAGAAGGTCGAAATACAATCTGATGACTCGGTGTACATGATGCCGGTCGTTTGGAATCGGAACACGACGATCGTGCCATCCGATATGAACCCTCAAATAACAATCACACAAAATGGCGAGCAGGTTACCCAGCTCTTGCCATGGCCAATGCTCTCGCAACCGATGAGCCTCCATTTTGGCGACAATGTACAACTTCCGGGCGATGGTACATATCAGGCAAAAGTTCGCGTGGGGAGTCCCTCAACGAACCGGACGGGTGCCCTCGCAGAGGTCGATAACAAGCCAACAACGTTCTCGTTCGAATTCGAGTTCAGCCAGGAGAAGCTCAACGAGGTTATATATGAGGATATTCCCTCGGAAAAAGAGGGCACGAAAGGGGCAATTTCGCCGATGGATGTGGAGATGGGTCCCACAAAACAGGTTCCGAAGAAGGAATCACTTCCAGGTATCATCCGCGGGGCACCGACGAGCGGTGATGCTACGTTCATCGTGACGACTCTTGATGATGCATCCCGGTTTGGTGGCACGGATAGCGAGACATACTTGGTAGTATCGCCACGGACTCCCTACAATCGGTATATGCTTCCACTCATGTCTCTCTCGGGGAGGTTAGAAAGGGACGGCACATCCATCTTTGATGGCATCCTTCAGGCAGCGATTGATTCTGAATTAGACTACCATTATGGCGCAATCGTGTCGGACGTGCAGTCGAGTGACGAACTGACAATTACGGTTGATGCTCCGCCACAGATTGCTCGGCACGAGGGCTACGAGATGGCATTCATAGAGATGCCGGAGATGACTCTCACGGTCTAA
- a CDS encoding MmgE/PrpD family protein: MTTTEELAKFVQDVTIDGFSADTREELKMRVLDSAGTGIDALGHEPVDIVHRTVQRANPGTDCTLWGHG, from the coding sequence ATGACAACGACTGAGGAACTGGCCAAGTTCGTTCAGGACGTGACTATCGACGGGTTCTCGGCGGACACGCGAGAGGAACTAAAAATGCGGGTGCTCGATTCAGCCGGCACCGGGATCGACGCGCTCGGCCACGAACCGGTGGACATCGTCCACCGGACGGTCCAGCGTGCAAACCCAGGTACAGACTGTACGCTGTGGGGGCACGGCTAG
- a CDS encoding Dyp-type peroxidase domain-containing protein, protein MTGKRGIPRRDFLKSAVAIGGMAAFSACLEREDINVPTGPADLSSFPQRQHAWNNELETDDAGNPLAPRHRVLLFLDYTKEGAPTESDRSAMEEALQGLEHAYQRSNNGLLVTVSYSPTYFDRFDQELPETVDLPDPEALAPFEDPKFDTPDAVAHLASDYAQVVLGAEEALGGNKKTLNDVDQPSTPLTDIFEVADRRTGFVGAGLPTKNQDVNGIPDSKPVSGDAPLYMGFKSGFKGNQASEDQVTIQEGPFADGTTQHLSNLSLNLNQWYEQDSRDQRVSKMFCPFHAKNDAVDGTGANLGTDSGMDECPDAREAARTKGVVGHSQKIVSVREDDSPLIIRRDFNSTDGGEAGLHFIALQQTISDFVDTREAMNGTDLAKQSAVGQHNNNGILQYIEVNRRGNYLVPPRRHRALPIARPADRGS, encoded by the coding sequence ATGACTGGCAAGAGGGGCATTCCCCGTAGGGACTTCTTAAAATCAGCCGTCGCTATCGGTGGAATGGCGGCCTTTAGTGCCTGTCTTGAACGCGAAGACATAAATGTCCCGACCGGCCCAGCTGACCTATCGTCGTTCCCTCAGCGACAGCATGCTTGGAACAATGAACTTGAGACGGACGATGCAGGGAATCCGCTTGCACCTCGGCACCGCGTTTTACTCTTCCTTGACTACACGAAGGAGGGAGCCCCGACGGAATCGGACCGTAGTGCCATGGAAGAAGCATTACAGGGTCTCGAACATGCCTACCAGCGGAGCAACAACGGCCTGCTGGTCACGGTCAGTTACTCTCCTACCTACTTCGACCGGTTCGACCAGGAACTTCCCGAGACCGTCGACCTGCCGGACCCCGAAGCACTCGCCCCGTTTGAGGACCCCAAATTTGACACGCCGGACGCGGTCGCCCATTTGGCCAGCGACTACGCACAGGTCGTGCTCGGTGCCGAAGAAGCACTCGGTGGAAACAAAAAAACCCTGAACGACGTCGACCAGCCCTCGACGCCGCTGACTGACATCTTCGAGGTTGCCGACCGCCGGACCGGGTTCGTCGGGGCGGGACTTCCCACAAAGAATCAAGATGTAAACGGCATCCCCGATTCCAAGCCCGTCTCCGGTGACGCGCCGCTATATATGGGCTTCAAGTCTGGCTTCAAGGGGAACCAAGCGAGCGAGGACCAGGTGACGATTCAGGAAGGTCCATTTGCTGACGGGACGACGCAGCACCTTTCGAATCTCTCGCTAAACCTGAACCAGTGGTACGAGCAAGATAGTCGAGACCAGCGTGTCTCCAAGATGTTCTGTCCATTCCACGCCAAGAACGACGCCGTTGACGGCACGGGCGCGAATCTTGGGACCGATTCGGGGATGGACGAGTGCCCAGACGCCCGAGAAGCTGCTCGGACCAAAGGCGTCGTCGGACACTCCCAGAAGATAGTGAGCGTCCGTGAGGATGACAGCCCGCTCATCATCCGCCGCGACTTCAACTCAACTGACGGCGGGGAGGCAGGCCTGCATTTCATTGCACTCCAGCAGACTATCAGTGACTTCGTCGACACGCGAGAGGCAATGAACGGAACTGATCTTGCTAAACAGTCGGCGGTTGGCCAACACAACAACAATGGAATTCTCCAGTACATCGAGGTAAACCGCCGAGGAAACTACCTGGTCCCGCCACGCCGACACCGTGCACTTCCTATCGCCCGTCCAGCGGACAGGGGGAGCTGA
- a CDS encoding ZIP family metal transporter encodes MATTYLTALLLSSLPALGNTFGGLVAERFEISEKALSLALHLAAGIVLAVVGIELIPTAIEADPPWLVLIVFLAGGVFSIGLDRVTDLIASRTGGEANAGAWGIYAGVAVDLFSDGVMIGAGSTISLSLGLLLALGQVPADVPEGFATIATFKAKGIPRRTRVLLSLSFALPIFLGVTVGYWLVRGRPAIVKLGLLAFTAGILLSVAVEEIIPESHKGDEARLAAVALVGGFALFTLISVYLG; translated from the coding sequence GTGGCCACAACCTATCTGACGGCACTGCTCTTGAGTTCGCTGCCCGCCCTCGGGAATACCTTCGGCGGCCTCGTCGCCGAGCGGTTTGAAATTTCAGAAAAGGCCCTCAGCCTCGCACTACACCTCGCAGCCGGAATCGTTCTCGCAGTCGTCGGCATTGAACTCATTCCGACGGCCATCGAAGCAGACCCGCCATGGCTCGTCCTAATTGTGTTCCTAGCTGGGGGCGTCTTCTCAATCGGTCTCGACCGAGTCACAGATCTGATAGCCAGCCGGACAGGTGGAGAAGCCAATGCCGGTGCGTGGGGAATCTACGCTGGCGTCGCCGTTGACCTCTTCAGTGATGGTGTGATGATCGGTGCCGGCTCGACGATCAGTCTCAGCCTCGGACTCCTGCTCGCACTCGGGCAGGTTCCCGCCGACGTCCCGGAGGGGTTCGCGACGATTGCCACCTTCAAAGCGAAAGGAATCCCGCGTCGAACCCGAGTATTGTTGTCCCTGTCGTTTGCACTCCCGATCTTCCTCGGCGTCACGGTCGGCTACTGGCTCGTCCGTGGACGACCGGCGATCGTCAAACTCGGCCTCCTCGCGTTTACGGCTGGAATCCTGCTGTCGGTGGCCGTTGAGGAAATTATTCCGGAGTCCCACAAGGGAGATGAAGCACGTCTGGCTGCCGTCGCCCTCGTTGGTGGCTTCGCCCTCTTCACACTTATTTCGGTCTATCTGGGATAG